The following are encoded in a window of bacterium SCSIO 12643 genomic DNA:
- a CDS encoding UMP kinase: MKFKRVLLKLSGESLLGEKQFGIDHNRLSGYSKEIKELVDAGVEVAIVIGGGNIFRGIQEEDGAIDRVQGDYMGMLATMINSMALQSSLEACGVKTRLLSAIKMEQIAEPFIKRRATRHLEKGRVVIFGAGTGNPYFTTDTAAALRASEIGAEVMLKGTRVDGIYSADPEKDPNATKYDTVSYQECIDKGLSVMDLTAFALCKENGLPIMVFDMDSGGNLIKLANGENVGTLVK, encoded by the coding sequence GGAATTGATCATAACAGATTGTCAGGCTATTCCAAAGAAATTAAAGAATTGGTAGATGCTGGAGTTGAAGTAGCTATTGTAATTGGAGGCGGAAATATCTTTAGGGGTATTCAGGAAGAAGATGGAGCTATTGATCGTGTGCAGGGTGATTACATGGGAATGTTGGCGACTATGATTAATAGTATGGCTTTACAATCATCATTAGAAGCATGTGGGGTGAAAACTCGTTTGTTATCCGCAATCAAAATGGAGCAAATTGCGGAGCCTTTTATCAAAAGAAGAGCAACACGCCATTTGGAAAAAGGTCGTGTGGTGATTTTTGGTGCAGGTACAGGTAATCCATATTTTACTACTGATACTGCTGCAGCGTTAAGAGCAAGTGAAATTGGTGCAGAGGTGATGTTAAAAGGAACACGTGTAGATGGTATCTATTCTGCAGATCCGGAAAAAGATCCAAATGCGACCAAATATGATACTGTATCTTATCAGGAATGTATTGATAAGGGATTAAGTGTAATGGATTTGACTGCATTTGCATTGTGTAAAGAAAATGGTCTGCCAATTATGGTATTTGATATGGATTCAGGAGGCAATCTGATCAAATTAGCGAATGGAGAAAATGTGGGAACTTTAGTAAAGTAA